The window ACAGGGCAGCCAGAAGGGTATGGGTTTATAGAGTTTGTGTCTCATGGAGCAGCAGAGAGAACTCTTCAGACCTACAATGGCACTCAGATGCCTGGAACGGAATTGACTTTCCGGTTGAATTGGGCTTCTTTTGGTTCGGGACAAAAAGTTGATGCAGGACCTGATCATTCTATCTTCGTTGGTGATTTAGCACCAGATGTTACTGATTATCTCCTTCAAGAGACGTTCCGTGTTCATTATTCTTCTGTTAGAGGTGCCAAGGTTGTTACTGATCCAAGTACTGGGCGATCAAAAGGCTATGGATTTGTTAAATTTGCAGAGGAAAGTGAAAGGAACCGGGCCATGGCTGAAATGAATGGTTTGTATTGTTCAACGAGGCCTATGCGTATTAGCGCTGCAACGCCTAAGAAAAACGTCGGTGTACAGCAACAATATGTCACTAAAGGTATGAGAACGAAACATGAGATTGTTGATTTATGTTAAGTCGAATTTTGTTTAGTCCTGTTTGGAACTCATTTGCTTTATTGGGATGTTTTTTCTTTAGCTGTTTACCCAGTTCCAGTCCCATCGGCAGTTGCTGCACCAGTCCAAGCATACGTTGCTCAACCTGTACAAGGGGTTCCACCTGAAAGTGATGTCACCTGTACAACGGTAAGTCTTTATCTAAACAacttgaggttttttttttcttttctcggAATTCTCCTGATTGCTTTTTCATGCATTGGCTTGCTGTACAGATTTCAATTGCCAATTTGGACCCAAATGTTACAGAGGAAGAGCTGAAGAAAGCGTTCTCGCAATTAGGAGAAATAATTTATGTCAAAATACCTCCAACGAAGGGATATGGTTATGTTCAGTTCAAAACCAGGTTGGCCATCCAGCACCTATAATTGCTTCCATGTATTATGTATACTTATTCTAGCTCTGTTCactaaaattttgacttatACCCCATGCTTACCCCAGGCCTTCTGCCGAAGAAGCCGTTCAAAAAATGCAGGGACAAGTGATTGGTCAACAAGCAGTTCGCATCTCTTGGAGTAAAAATCCAGGACAGGTAAAGCTTTATCTTCGGAATTCTCCTGATTGCTTATTGAATGTTGTTAATGATCTTTGGTATTTGTTAAAGGATGGTTGGGTTGCACAAGCAGATCCAAATCAGTGGAGTGGGTATTATGGTTACGGACAAGGCTATGACGCATATGCTTATGGGGCAACTCAAGACCCATCCTTGTACGCATATGGTGGATATGGCTATTCCCAGTATCCGCAACAGGTAAAGAAATTAGTTTAAAAGCTTTTGCAATTATGTTGATACTTCTTGTTTCTCACGGTCGACAATTTTTCAGGGAGAGGGTACACAAGAAATTACAAACTCTGCGGGGGCAGATCAAGAGTTATATGATCCTGTGACGActcctgacaagtaaaattCTTATTACTTTCTTAAACATTCATACCTGGGTGGGTGATTTAGTTGAATGCCTAATTTATTGTTACTTTGGCACTTGTAGGTTAAATGCTGCTTACCTTTCGGTTCACGCAAATAGCATATTAGGACGAACAATGTGGCAGCGTACCTCAGCGCTCACATCACAAATGGGCAAATGATCTCGCAGAGAAGAACAGAATGGTGGGTGCTTAGCTTTGAGAATCTTTAGTGTTGCCCATTTCACTTCCTCGTGGGACAAGTCACTACTCTGTCTGACTGTTTCgcttgtttcagttttttttttcttctgtaatcTACAGTTAGGATCTAGTTACAATGTTAAATCATGAATCTTCCGAACTTTCCATGGCCGATGATAATACGTTTTTACTTGGCCGTTTGAATGCACATATTTGAATTGAAAAAGAGTTTTGATACATTGAGAAACCTCTGAAACTTTAAATCAGTAGTAGACAAGCATAAAATATTTACGAACATGAAACACCTCCCTAATCACATTTTAAGCCTTGCTCCTCTCTCTAGTGAATCATGAGCAACCCAAGCCTTCTTCTTGATGTACTTATGTTCTGACTTGACTGTTCCAGTGGTGTCATTTAAACGACAGTTCACGCCGCTTCTTAGGGTTAGGATCAGGGTTTCCTTTTCTCATCATTGCCACAAATTCCTCGTAGTTTATCCGCCCAtcctatacaaaaaaaatggttattaGACTGTTGTTTTATGTGCTTATCAAATGAATTTGTGATGGTGAAAGGGGCTTACATTGTCTCCATCAACCTCAGAAATGATTTCCTTAATGTCTCTGCCATCGTTCATGCCAAACTCTCGGAGGGCTTGCTCCAACTCTTCCATTGTGATATATCTGCAAGGAACCGAGACGCGACCATCATTAGTTTTTAGTTTCATGTTATGATTTCGAATTGTTAGGTTGCATTATAGCTACTTACCCACTGTTGTCTTTGTCAAAGTGTTGGAAGGCTGAGTAGAGATGCTCTTCTCTGTCGAGTCTGTTGATATGCATTGTAGCTGCTATAAATTCCCCATAGTCTATTGTTCCATTACCGTCCGCATCAGCCTttataaaacagaaaacatcATCAGTCTTTATTTTTAGCATCTTATTAATAGATAAATAGCACACAAAAGTTGAGACTTACAGCTTCCATTAATTGCTGGACTTCGTACTCAGATAACCTTGTACCTTGCTTGGCAAGTCCTTGTCTTAGTTCCTCAAGAGTTATTGTTCCACTGTTGTCGGTGTCCATTCCTTTGAACATCTCCTTTAGCCCCATGATTTCTTCCTCTGATAAGCACCCAGCTATCACCTGTTTGTTGATGATACCAGTGAGATATATATAGACCAAAAGCGTCACGTTGTTTGTTACATGTGTATATGCATTTGAGAAGATTGTTATACCCGTAAAGCAACTTTCTTAAAGTTGTTCATTGCTTTGAATTGCTTGAGCCTAGACATCACTGCATTGTCGAGAGGAACATCTGGTGCTTCTCCATCCTCCTTGATCCATGGATGGtctttaaaacaacaaaaatgttagaaagagtttaaatgaaatatacatataggAGGTCTTGAAATAAGAGCTGCTTACTGAGAACTTGAGCAGCGGTTAATCTTTGTTTGGGATCAGAGTTGAGCATCTTCCTAACAAGGTCCTTTGCTTGTGGTGAAATGGCAGGCCATGGATCGCTTGAAAAATCAACCTGTCCACTTAAGATGGCATTGAAAATTCCATTCTCCGACTCTGTAATGGAAGCAAAACATGAATGAGTTAGATGACCCTGTCCTTTCGTTTTGACAAGATAGGAGGGAATCAGAAGTCTTTATTACCAGCCCAGAAAGGTGGAACACCACACAAGAGGATATACAACATGATACCGATGCTCCAAATATCAGCCTCTGGTCCGTACTTCCTCCTCAACACTTCTGGTGCAATGTAATAAGCACTTCCAACAATGTCTTTGAACACCTCTCCTGGCTTGTAGAACACGGATAGCCCGAAGTCGGTGGCTTTGAGAGGAGAATTCTCATCCTTGTTGAGCAACAAAAAGTTCTCAGGCTTCAAGTCCCTGTGGATAACCCCCATGGAATGGCAAGTATGGATAATCTGCACAATCGTACGTAGCAATGAAGCGGCGGCTCTCTCCGAGTAATGCCCCTTTGCAATGATCCTATCGAACAACTCTCCGCCCGCACAAAGCTCCATAACCAAATGCACAGAGTGCTTGTCCTCATAGGCACCTTTAAGCTCCACAATGTTTGGCTGACCGGTCAAGTGATGCATAATCTGCACCTCCCTTCTCACATCCTCAATGTCTTCTTTGTTCACCAGCTTCCTTTTCGCAATGGTCTTGCAAGCGAATTGAAGTCCCGTGGCCTTCTGCGTGCAGAGATGGGTCACACCAAACTGTCCGCGACCTAGCTCCTTACCCAATGAATATGAGCTCTTTACATCTTCCATTGGACGCCCTAAGACTGGTCCTATTGGCCCTTGTTTGGTTGCAGGAGGAGGAGATGCTGGCGGGTGTCTCGAAGCTCTCACAGAGGCCTCCGCGGCACCAGTaccaccgcctcctcctccatttTGCGGTTCATCATTGGTATTCCCTGAATCCCGTCCATGAGAGCAACAATTTCCCATTGTTGCAATAAGGGGAGAGGAAGTAAAGCTCTCAACCAGGAAGAGAAATAGATATTAAAgatctttcttcctctctctctattcttttaggtttttggtttcttctttagcAAGAAAATTTAGGAGTTTTTGCTTATGAATGCCTATGAATagcatttttctgtttttgcaagTCTCTTTCATTTTGCTGGCCTTCTGTTTCAAACGATAATGATAGAGAGGGACTTTAGGAACCAGAAGCCTGTCTGTATCTTTGTTATTTAAAgcaatattctttttaatattaatttaggATTTCGTACAAAAGGTTGAGAGCATTTCCTGGATAATCTCTGATTTGCCTGTATACTCTAATGATACCAATACTGTCTAAAATGAaccttatattatatagtttattgaATACGATTTGCAATGTTCTTTGGAATTAGGATGCCAGAAACAGAGCCAAATACACTACTAGGATTCTCAGTTTCAGTAAGTAGGAATTGATGGGTCAACCTTGAGAGAATAAGCTTGGATTCCACCAGCTACATTGTACACACTCTTGAAGCCCTGAGGAACAAGACAACAAACCATTAAGATATGAtccttgcatatatatatataaaggagcATATAAAGGATCAGAGAAAGCTTGTTACCTGAGACTGTAACCAGTTCGCAACTTGCATTGACCTGCCACCAACCTTACACTGTATGGAACAAAGGCCGCAACTCAGAGAACTTAAAAAAGTCATTTGACCATCAGAGGTTCtttatttcaaatgatcttaCAATCTATAGACCAACCACAGTAGTATATGCAAGCCGTGTAAGAGAGCAAGCCTACAGAGACTAAGATTTATGAGAggctctcaagtctcaactctTAACCAAATGcaaggaaaccctaaaaaacgCACACCCAAAACAATCTGCTGGGACACCCATTTAAACACAGCCCTCACTAATTGCTCTCTAACTAACTCAGAACACCTCTAAATTGCTACATTTACCGCTAGGCTAGATACAGTACGGCTAATATCTACCAGTTGGGACGAGACTGAACATACCATGACAAATACATCCTTCTCAGGGTTCAGCTTTGAAGTGATGTCTGGTGCCCAGGTTCCGAATTGGCGGAGCGGGAACACTTTGAATCCTGGCAAGGATGCGATTGCGCTGGTACAAGAAGTAGTGAAACAGAATAGAAGAAAACAATGTGAGCTGACTATGGGTACTCTGTCCTTCTTCTAAGATAAAACTGACAAAAGTCACACATGTATCTAAAAGATACAAATAAATCATAATGTTGTGAAACACTGAGAGAGTATGACGCTAATCCATTGCGCTTCACTGAAGAAGGAAAAGTATGCCAAGGTGAGAAATGAAAGGAACTTACATCTCGTCGGGTTCTCTGACATCAATTAACTGAGCCTCATCCATGAAAACTGGATCTTGCATTTTGGAATGCAGCTCCTCCACCTGGATATCTTTCACAGGTTCcctattaaacaaaaattccCTTAAAAGACAAATTTACAAGTCAACAGAAATTGACGCTAATAAAGGACAGGTTTCAGAAGAAATACCTCTCAGATAGAACTTGCAATAAGTGCAAGCCAAACTGGGTTCTACACCTCACCACCTGATTCAGCTCTGCTTTGAACGCAGCTTCCTCAAACTCTGGTACCTGAAAATTTTTTTAAGTGGCATGTCATGTTCAGATTGCAGCAGGAACTTGCCAAAGTTCTTCCATTTGGAAGTCCAAACATTGTGGAATTATAATCATCATTTATATTCTACTACTTCCATTTGCACATGGATTTCAATCCTGAAAATTAATTCACCAGGAAGTGTGACATCACCCAATTGCTTGTAATACAACGAGGCTAAGACAGCGAGGGTCATATAGATCTGGAGGTGTCAATGcaacaatataaccaaaaataaatggaaataaCATTATAGAAAAAGAGAGCATACCATTTGACCCAGTTTTACCCATCCAAGTATACCACTATCCTTTTTGGATGGACAAATCGAGTACTCAGCCGCAAGATCATTCATATCCTCTCCTACACAAATAACagttagattataaaaaaacagtAGAAAGCCTTAATcttctgaaacaaacaaaataaaaagacagTCTAAGTAACGAGAAATTTATACACGTATCAGTATGATATGTTCCACATTTATTCTTTATCCCAGTATGATATGTCCCAGCTCCAAAAAAACCAATAGTAATTAAGTAGAGCCACAACTGACTAGCGTGAAAGACATTGCGAAACATAATACTATTGTTTTAGCTCCACAGTGACAATTATCTTCCCAGAAACAACTAGATAAGCTTATAGACCTCTATGTACCAAGTTGAAATAAAAGCTTAAAAGCTCAACTGAATGTAAATATCACAAACGAGTAAAAAGGGATAAAGGAAACAGACCATCCAAGATTTTCTTTTGGAGTTCAGCAAAGAGCTCAGTATCATCCCCATTAACAAGCAAATGCTGCACCAGAATCTCTCTACCTGGACTACTCCCACTGCTGCTAAACGAAGCtggcaaaaaaacaaaatatatacaatcaGAAATCAATCCAGCTgaaaaactaaacaatcaaaGAGTACAGATACACACAGTTCAAAAAGCAAGAGTAAATCGCACACGAATCAGATCAGAGAGTTCCTAGTAATTAATCAGAGAA is drawn from Camelina sativa cultivar DH55 chromosome 8, Cs, whole genome shotgun sequence and contains these coding sequences:
- the LOC104706258 gene encoding polyadenylate-binding protein RBP47B' — its product is MAMMMHPPQPQGYHHPQTLEEVRTLWIGDLQYWVDENYLTSCFSQTGELVSVKVIRNKITGQPEGYGFIEFVSHGAAERTLQTYNGTQMPGTELTFRLNWASFGSGQKVDAGPDHSIFVGDLAPDVTDYLLQETFRVHYSSVRGAKVVTDPSTGRSKGYGFVKFAEESERNRAMAEMNGLYCSTRPMRISAATPKKNVGVQQQYVTKAVYPVPVPSAVAAPVQAYVAQPVQGVPPESDVTCTTISIANLDPNVTEEELKKAFSQLGEIIYVKIPPTKGYGYVQFKTRPSAEEAVQKMQGQVIGQQAVRISWSKNPGQDGWVAQADPNQWSGYYGYGQGYDAYAYGATQDPSLYAYGGYGYSQYPQQGEGTQEITNSAGADQELYDPVTTPDKLNAAYLSVHANSILGRTMWQRTSALTSQMGK
- the LOC104706260 gene encoding rhodanese-like/PpiC domain-containing protein 12, chloroplastic yields the protein MFRVTGTLSAVSSPAVVAASYSAVLRLSVTSTLAIVSPPNPRWFSTFSRSFLGGRISSLRPPRVPSPCPIRLSGFSALKMRASFSSSGSSPGREILVQHLLVNGDDTELFAELQKKILDGEDMNDLAAEYSICPSKKDSGILGWVKLGQMVPEFEEAAFKAELNQVVRCRTQFGLHLLQVLSEREPVKDIQVEELHSKMQDPVFMDEAQLIDVREPDEIAIASLPGFKVFPLRQFGTWAPDITSKLNPEKDVFVMCKVGGRSMQVANWLQSQGFKSVYNVAGGIQAYSLKVDPSIPTY
- the LOC104706259 gene encoding calcium-dependent protein kinase 34-like — encoded protein: MGNCCSHGRDSGNTNDEPQNGGGGGGTGAAEASVRASRHPPASPPPATKQGPIGPVLGRPMEDVKSSYSLGKELGRGQFGVTHLCTQKATGLQFACKTIAKRKLVNKEDIEDVRREVQIMHHLTGQPNIVELKGAYEDKHSVHLVMELCAGGELFDRIIAKGHYSERAAASLLRTIVQIIHTCHSMGVIHRDLKPENFLLLNKDENSPLKATDFGLSVFYKPGEVFKDIVGSAYYIAPEVLRRKYGPEADIWSIGIMLYILLCGVPPFWAESENGIFNAILSGQVDFSSDPWPAISPQAKDLVRKMLNSDPKQRLTAAQVLNHPWIKEDGEAPDVPLDNAVMSRLKQFKAMNNFKKVALRVIAGCLSEEEIMGLKEMFKGMDTDNSGTITLEELRQGLAKQGTRLSEYEVQQLMEAADADGNGTIDYGEFIAATMHINRLDREEHLYSAFQHFDKDNSGYITMEELEQALREFGMNDGRDIKEIISEVDGDNDGRINYEEFVAMMRKGNPDPNPKKRRELSFK